In Nonomuraea sp. NBC_00507, the following are encoded in one genomic region:
- a CDS encoding acyltransferase — MKLDYCPWLYWDHATEEDRRAQELHLAELAERMELEAAEKIFVSPLAAVLADRLEMGDFSYIAAQVYVTDELVMGRDCTLNPYAVARGRVVMGAGVRVGAHTSLLGFNHQAAPDRPVFRQPIVSRGIEIGDDVWIGSHVVVLDGVHIGDHAVVGAGAVVTKDVPAWAVVAGNPARRIRDRRDPRPGPGSAGEAEAASPVRREDSASLIRREDGGLEGRLSAFADLAREQVADVLGRTWTGERYLDRPGAAPTVRAWCDAVEIADLLLGTPPPQSSRDEIVAFLRDRQDPRTGLVPEVAGGGGGLELSGVAAYHVLCVGYALDLLGTGFQHPVRAVGELGSADLVKLLDGLDWRRAAWTSGSIVDAVGTGLYWDLATFGRRGEIETLYGWLLTRCRQEHGMWGDPDPGSGWLHVVNGFYRLTRGTYAQFGLPVPYPERAVDTVLTQARDSRYFRPGEGNACNVLDVIHPLWLLGRQTPYRRSEGETWARTQLDRALGGWRDGAGCSFELDGGVPRLQGTEMWLAIIWLLADYLGVSGALGYRPRGIHRPEPALHLPDFRAEQGGR; from the coding sequence ATGAAACTGGACTACTGCCCTTGGTTGTACTGGGACCACGCGACGGAGGAGGACCGGCGGGCGCAGGAGTTGCACCTGGCCGAGCTCGCCGAGCGGATGGAACTGGAGGCCGCGGAGAAGATCTTCGTCTCGCCGCTGGCGGCCGTGCTCGCGGATCGGCTGGAGATGGGGGATTTCAGCTACATCGCGGCGCAGGTGTACGTCACGGATGAGCTCGTCATGGGGCGTGACTGCACGCTCAATCCCTATGCCGTGGCACGCGGGCGGGTGGTGATGGGGGCGGGGGTTCGCGTGGGGGCGCACACGTCGCTGCTGGGGTTCAACCATCAGGCGGCACCGGATCGGCCGGTGTTCCGGCAGCCCATCGTGTCGCGGGGGATCGAGATCGGGGACGACGTGTGGATCGGGTCGCACGTCGTGGTGCTCGACGGGGTACACATCGGCGACCACGCCGTCGTGGGGGCGGGGGCGGTGGTCACCAAGGACGTTCCGGCCTGGGCGGTGGTGGCGGGGAATCCGGCGCGCCGGATCCGCGACCGCCGGGATCCGCGGCCGGGTCCGGGCTCCGCGGGAGAGGCCGAAGCCGCTTCCCCGGTACGCCGGGAGGACAGTGCTTCCCTGATACGCCGCGAGGACGGTGGCCTGGAAGGGCGCCTTTCCGCGTTTGCCGATCTGGCGAGGGAGCAGGTGGCCGACGTCCTCGGCCGGACCTGGACCGGCGAACGGTACCTGGACCGGCCAGGCGCCGCCCCGACGGTTCGCGCCTGGTGTGACGCCGTGGAGATCGCCGACCTGCTGCTCGGCACTCCGCCCCCGCAGTCGTCACGGGACGAGATCGTGGCGTTCCTGCGTGACCGCCAGGATCCCCGCACCGGCCTGGTACCGGAGGTCGCCGGAGGCGGTGGCGGGCTGGAGCTGTCCGGCGTCGCCGCCTATCACGTGCTGTGCGTCGGCTACGCGCTCGACCTGCTGGGTACCGGATTCCAGCACCCGGTGCGCGCGGTCGGCGAGCTCGGCTCGGCGGACCTGGTGAAACTGCTGGACGGGCTCGACTGGCGGCGTGCAGCGTGGACGTCCGGGTCGATCGTGGACGCCGTCGGGACCGGGCTGTACTGGGACCTCGCCACGTTCGGCCGGCGCGGGGAGATCGAGACCCTGTACGGCTGGCTGCTCACCCGCTGCCGCCAGGAGCACGGGATGTGGGGCGATCCGGACCCCGGCTCCGGATGGCTGCACGTCGTCAACGGGTTCTACCGGCTCACGCGCGGGACGTACGCGCAGTTCGGGCTGCCGGTCCCGTATCCGGAGCGGGCCGTCGACACCGTGCTGACACAGGCGAGGGATTCGCGCTACTTCCGTCCGGGGGAGGGGAACGCCTGCAACGTCCTCGACGTCATTCACCCGCTCTGGCTGCTGGGACGGCAGACGCCGTACCGGCGGAGCGAGGGGGAGACGTGGGCGCGGACGCAGCTCGACCGGGCGCTCGGCGGGTGGCGGGACGGCGCGGGATGCTCCTTCGAGCTCGACGGCGGTGTGCCCCGGCTTCAGGGCACGGAGATGTGGCTGGCCATCATCTGGCTGCTCGCCGACTATCTGGGGGTTTCGGGGGCGCTCGGCTACCGGCCGCGCGGCATCCACCGCCCGGAACCAGCCCTTCACCTGCCCGATTTCAGGGCTGAGCAAGGCGGTCGCTGA